The sequence TCCATTTGGATTAATTAGTGCTATGCAGATCCAACTTTCCTGAACCCAAAGGAGCTAATGAATGGGACGGTGGACTGCACCAGTGTCCATGTCCTGGCTGAGATCCTGTACTCCACTGAAAAGGttaattttcaggaaaaagagctgatggccctgctggtgcCCACTCCCTGGTGCCCCTTCTGTGGCAGcagcctcccttcctccttctccatcTCTGTAGGATGATCGTGGAGCTGCACCGAAAGGTCTCCAGCCTCATCGAATTCCTGAAGCAGAAGTGGGCGCTCCACGAAGTGCGAATTGTATCTTTTTCTGACTAAAGCAAACCTCCAAACTCCGCAGCAGCTGCTGCGTAGGGACGGGGTCTTGCTTCCTAGTACCTGTTGTTGTGGGGCCCCTTGGGGCATAGCAGCTGTGCCTGGCAGGTGAAGAGCTGGAACTAGAACCCGGAGCCCTTTGTCCCTTGCATTTTGGGTATGGAGCCCCCCATATGGAGTCCTTGCAGTGTCAAGGCTCAGTCTTAGCCAGTCCTCTACACTGTCAGTGGCCAGAGCATCCCCGCCATCAGGTAGAGTGAGATGACCCTGGGAAAGCCCAGCCTTCTTTAGCCCAGCCtggctcctgcccctgcccattTCCCAGACAGGCTCGGTGTGCGTCAGTGTGGGTCTCTCGAAGACGCTACGTACTGGCGTCCGCGTTATTTGGTAGTGGTGTGAGGAAAGCCCCTGGGTCAGGGGTCAGGGGTGTGATCTAAGCCCCAGGGATGCCAGGGGTTTGCATGGCTGCTGGCGAGGGCCCCAGGCACACAGTACGTGTCCAGCCGTGTGCCTGGAGAGCAGTGCCACTTCAGTGCCAGCTAGTACCAGTTGGTCCTTGACGGTGCACTCAGCGGAAGACCCTCGAGGAGCGGCAGCTGCAGGACTCGTGTGCTGCGCCCACTCAGGAGAAGGTGACGCTTCACCTGTTCCCCAGTGAGAACTGCACGCTGACGCCACTGCCAGGTGTGGCCCGCGTGGTGCACTCCAAGGCCTTCTGCACGGTGCACTGGCAGGAGGGCAGCCGGTGCAAGCAGAGCACAAAGGACGCCCATGCGCTGCCCCCAGCCCAGATCCTGGGCATCCAGAGTGGGCAGGGCACAGCCCGGGGCCAAGTGAAGTGCCCGCGGGGCAGTGCTGAGGGCAAGAGCGGGGGACGGCCTCCTCCCACCGCTGACACCTCGCAGAGCTCTGGAGAGAGCTCCCCTGAaagtgtccctggggagggggctgccccGAGCCTGAGTAGCCCAGATGCTCCGGACCGGCCTCCCCCCAGGCACCAGGACCCTGAACAACATCTTGAGAAGACTCCTACAGCGGGCAGGGACGGCCCCACCCGAGAGCCGGGGCCCTTGCCATGTGCCTGTGGCCACCTCCCAGACCTGGAGGACGAGCTCTCACTCCTTGACCCCTTTCCCCGCTACCTGAAGTCCTGTCAGGACCTCATCGTCCCTGAGCAGTGCCGCTGTGCGGACACTCAGCCCGGGAGCGAGCACCCTCTCCCTGCAGGAGCTCCCTCCCCAGATGCTCCTGCTCCCCACAGCAGGGAGGCTGCTGACCTCGCCCCACTTGGCCTGGACCCTCAGCCCAGCCCTGGCCCTGGGCTCCTGCCAGATGTTTGCACTAAAGACTCAGCAGATGCACCTGCAGAGGAGCCCCAAGAGAAAGGGAGTCCCTCAGAGCCcccactgcctcagggacagcCTGCTGCCAGGCCCCTAAAGGAGGTCCCTGCTAGCCGGCTGGCCCAGCAGCTCCGTGAGGAAGGCTGGAACCTGCAGACCTCCGAGAGCCTTACGCTGGCTGAAGTCTACCTCATGATGGGCAAGCCGAGCAAGCTGCAGCTGGAGTATGACTGGCTGGCCGTGCTGGGCCCTGAGGACCAGGGTCCCTGCCCTGGCCCCCCGCCCGCCACTCTCCACAAGCAGCGTCTCCTCAGCTGCCTTCTGAGGCTCATCTCCACCGAGGTCAACCCCAAACTGGTAAGTGGGGCGGGGTGGCTGGGATCCCCAGCACTCAAGCACGTGTGGGTCCAGGGAGGAGAGACATGGCCGGCATCCAGGTGATGGGAGGCGGAAGCTCTTTCTTTCCCTCAAGTGGGATCTTGGGGCACTTGGTTAGGCGCCAGGAACACAGTGATGAACGGAGCAGGTGTATCTCTGTCCTGTGGAGTTTTGACAGTTATGACAACCAATAAGCAGTGCCCTTTGCACCCTGGTCATGCTCCTTGAGGCTGTGAAGCCCAGTGTGTGTGGGCCTGGGGGCAGTGTGGATGGGGCCAGGGTGACAGCTGCTGGGAGCCGAGCAGAATGTGAGCTGTTGCACGTTCCTGCAGATGGTGTGTAGTGAGGAGGACAGGGAGGACAGTGTAGTAAACGGCCTTGTAGAGCAGGAGAGGTACAGGCCAGTCAGGTGGGGTGTGGGCACAGCTCCTGGGGAGCCAGCCATTAGGCAGCTTGCTGATGTGGTCTGGGGCTCTTCTGGAAGCTCCTTATGCGGAATAGTCCCTGAGCCTGGGGGGAGGGGTCCCCTACTATACGGAGGCCAGTTAGAGCCCACAAATGGGGCACAGAAGGGAGAGcatccccatcccacccccccaccccccaagtctaaacagagaaaaaaggtccTAAGACAGGCTGATCCCGAAATAGCAAGCAGCATGCATGACGTGTTTCGATGTGGGTGTTGACAAGTAAGTGTAACCTCTGAGGGCTCGAACCAGGTGGCCTCCAAggactggggctgggggtgagaACCACGGGTCACAAGGAGCCCTGGGCACCGTTTCACGTTTAGTACCGCATGCGAGGGCCAAGGGCGTCCATGTGCTGGGGACAGTCGGGCAGAACCTAGCACTCACGGTGAGCCCCACCTCAGCTCTGCTGTGTACTCAGCTGGCATCTGCCCTCCCTTGCTCCCTCACCCTGTGTCTGGCATGCCTCTCCCTCAGGAAGCATGCTCCTTGTGCTTGCAAGCCGGGAGAAAGGGGGAACGTGCGCAACGAGCTTCAGAGGGGCTGCCAGAGAGGTTCTCTTGGGCGTGGTGATGGGGCCTAGCACTCAGGCACCCCGAGCCTGACATGAAGGGTGGTCTTTGCATCGGCAGTGCTGCGGGAGGGTGCAGTAACCAGACAGAAGACCAGGTTAAATGACTTTTTCAACTTTGACTGGGGGATCACAAGAGGAGACTGTGTAGAAACATGCATGTCAAAGGTCCTGGGGAAGGAGGCCTGGGCAGGCGCAGAAGGCAGCGGGAATCCTGGGACAGGCAAAGGTCCCGGCCTTGGCGCCAGTGAGCAGAAGTGGGGCAGGTTGGAAGTTGTCCTGCAGAGAGTGGCAAGGCAGCAGTAGCCTCACCTGGGACCTTTTTGGAAATGCAGCTGGTGGAGGGAGAGCTCAGCAGACTGAGGGATGACAAGCCCCCAGGTGGCTGATGCTGCTCAGCTGTGAGAACCACCAGCAGAGGTGCCTGTTGCCTGGCCCTGTGGTTCTCCTTCCCACTGCCATTTctcacctggcagagctgtgacaAGCAGGTGCCCCAAACACTGAGTCCCCAGAAACATGGGAGGCCAGCTAAAGTGCTTAGTCAGAGGCGGAAGAAGCCACATAGGAAGGTTTCCGGGGTCACAGGTCCCATGGAAAGGCGGAAGGGCAGGAATGGGGGCTGAAGGGCTGAGCGGGAGAGTGGGCGAGGCTTTGTTGAGAGCCTGGCACATGGGCTTCATAATTCACAGGCAAGGTTGCTCCAGGTGGGACCACCGTGGGGTAGGCACCAAGGAGAGCTGAGAAACTGGGGAATCTGGCCAAGTCTTCCCAGGGGGAGCAAGGGCACCAGGGCAAGAACAGGGATGGCGTCTCTGTGGCGGGACCCCAGGACATAACAGCTGCATCTGCACATGCCTGGAGCTTTACGCAGGCCTGTGAAACCCTGCGAGGCTAGGGCTTGGACCTGTGCTCTTGGTTGTGATTGCATTTGACTCTAGAAAGTTAATCTGTGTTTCTTTGCTATGACTCACAAGCCGAGTGGCCTGTGTGGTCATCTAggctggctttcttttttttttttttttttttttgtctttttcgtgaccagcactcagccagtgagtgcaccggccattcctatataggatccgaacccgcagcgggatggtcactgcgctcccagcgccgcactctcccgagtgcgccatgggctcggccctaggcTGGCTTTCTAATAGTGCTTTTTTAAGAGGCCAGCTGTCGCACCTGGCAACTTGAGCACTGCCTGGGGTGGTGAAGACCAGGCCACATTAGgccctgtccctctccctccaccaCAGGACTCGCCCCTTGCCACCACACAGGTGGTGAGGACACGGGGTGGGCCTCGTGGGGCAGTTGTTTTTATTACTTCTCTGacctatgatttttaaaactggCAAGCTGCCGAATGACTTTGGAGGGTATTGAAATCAGATGTCTTTGACCTCTGACTTCTGGCCTCATGGAAGCATGGTCCCTGACCCCTTCACCTTCTGAATTTCAGGGGCATTCATGCCTCCTTCCTTGGGGCTCTCATTTCAGAGCCACTTTTCATGTGCTGAGTTTGATGCTGTTTGGCCTGTTTCTGTTCCAGGCTCCAGAAGCCAATGCCATGTCCATGGCCTCGGTGAGGCCTGCCCAGGAGGAGCAGTCGACGACTCCCCCAGGGAAGATGGTGACCATCAGCTCCCGGAGCCCCCGCTGCCCTCGGAACCAGGCCACCCTCCGCAGCAAGACTTTCTCACCCAGCTCTGCACCTTGCCCCTCAGGTGAGACTCAGGCCGCCTTGGCTTTGCCAGCTTATAGTCCTGGCTGTTACACTGGGCTGAGGCTATGGGTGCAGGTGTGCCTGAGGCCTGCCCTGCTGTTCAGTAGGCCACGGCCCAACAGACAGCTAAAGTGCAGGAGTTCCCACCTCCTCGTGGGGAGGGTGAGCACCAGGGCCTGGCACTAATGATTTTGGGGTCGGGGTGCAGGAGCTGGTAGGAAGCAGCCTTTGCCAGTCTGGTCACTTGGGGGTCTTGCTTCATGAGGCCAGCAGAAGCCTCCACAATAGAATGAGATGGAGGTTTAAAGCCCCTGAGAAGGTTGATTCTTTCTAATCTATAGCAGCttggattttttggtttttttttttttttttaacatctaaaGCAGGAGAATAAAGTCCTCTGTCAGGGGATATGCCAGCAGTTTAATTTAAAATCAGGGTTCATgcgccggcctgtggctcacttgggagagtgtggtgctgataacaccaaggccaagggttcggatctctatatagggatagccggttggctcacttgggagagcatggtgctgacaacaccaagtcaagggttaagatccccttactggtcatcttttttaaaagaaaaaaaagtaatttaaaattaggGTTCATAAACTGTGTTACTGGGTACATAAAACCCCAAGATAAGCGTGACCAGTTTCCCTGAGGCATCAGTTTTGCTTGCTTTTAACCTGTAGTATTTTAACAATAAAGCAGATTATCAGGGCTAGAATGATGGCTTCTGCATGAATTTTAAAGGTAAAGTAAGAAACTTGCTTGCTTTCTGTGGCTGTGTCCATGGGTCTGGGGCGTGTCCCTCCCTATCGTGGAGCAGGTAATTGTGAGTCTGGCGTGCTCCTCTGGCCAGGTGGAGTCCTGCAGTCTTCTCAAGACCTGTCTGCTGAAGAGGTGGGGATAGCCCAGGCTGAGGACTGGGTGTGCCCGTTCTGTCCTGTGCCCCAAAGGCCTCCTTTACGCTTTGGCACAAATGGTGTCATCACAGGCTCATTAGGCAGGTCTTCTTGCTGTGGATGCCTCAGTGGTTCTGGGCGTCATAACCGTCTGGCACCGGCCCAGGGTCTCTGTTCTGGTGACTGGTGTGCATGGTGCAAGACGCAGTCTGGCCTCTGTCCTTCAGAGTCAGCACCCCAAAGTTAGGCAGAACTCTGGTCTGGACGGGTGTACCAGAACATATGGTAACATTTTGGCTGAATGTAAAGTCCTGCTGTGTGTTAATAGTTCAAtaagattattttcatttcagagaATGTCACTggctttatattttctctaactTACTATGTTGTGAATAACTTGCCTATTAAATGCTGAAGATTCTATCTCCTTGAGGGTCCTTCCTGGTGGCTATTGAGGAAGTTCAGGCTGCTGCTGAGTTAGGCTCACATCCTCCTGCctcttgcttattttttgtttcccCTCTGCTTTCTCCCACTCCTTCTATGGCTGATGGAGAAGGCAACAACACCCTCTGAGTCTCTTGTCCTTGTAGAGAAAGGTGTGTTCGTCAGTGACGGGGCAGCTGGTGGGTGGTATAGTCTTTTCCACCTTATGTGctgttttttcagtttcttaattctatgtactctttaatttcctcTGTTTGAATTGAAGATGCTTATAGACCAACGAACCTACAATTCTAGAAATCCACACCAGCACTTAGAAAATCTGGTCTGTGGATGGATGCTGTGTCAGTTTAATTTCACAGATTTGTAGATAGAGAATAAGGAAAGGGGACTCGTCCCTACCATGAGGTTTGCAGCAGCACTGATGATGATGAAACAGCTTGTAGAATCTCAAAAtagtagtttttaaatattttctctttctttatctctgggTCTGATTCTATAAaactagagatttaaaaaattaatttgttttaaattgacaaataataattgtgtatgtttatagggtacaatgtgatgttttaatcTACATACGcattacaaaagtaaaattagagATTTAGGCCAGGGATCAGCAAACCAGTCTGCAGCCCACATCTGGCCCATTGCCtgctttttgtaaataaagttttattgacacACAGCCACGCTCTTTTGTTTGAATGTTATCAGTGGCTGCTTTGGTGTTGGAATGCAGAGCTGAGTTGCCCAGAGACAATGTAGTTTACAAAGCCGACACcaattatctggccctttacggAGAAAATGTGCTGACTTCCCGGTCTATGCTAGATGCTCTTGAAGGCTCTTCTAGCTCTGAAAAGTCTCTAATGGTGAATCTGCTCTTCCCTCTGAGGATTGAACAGAGTGGTGAATTGCTTTTATCCTGTCCAGGAGAGTTATGGTCAGCTCACAGTGGGAAAAGAATTTCAGTGAGAAAGACGCGAAAGCAGTATTTTTATGGGACTGAGATAGGAAATTCTTTCAAGTCAACTGAATGGGTTGTCAAGAGAACTTCTTTCTGGCTTTCTTCCTGATAGAACTCCATTCACCGTGGAGTGAGTGTCCTATGTTGATTCTCCGTTCTCCTTTTCCAGGTTTGAGAAACCCTCCAAGACCCCTCTTGGTGGCTGGTCCCTCCAGCACAGGAAGCAGTGACTCAGATGGTGGCCTTTTCGCTGTCCCAACAACTTTGCCACCTAACAGCCGACACGGCAAGCTCTTCTCTCCTAGTAAGGAGGCAGAACTGACTTTCCGCCAGCATCTGAGCTCCATCAGTGTAAGTGCCAGGCCACGCAGCCCCGCATGCCACGTAACTCCCTGTTTGTGAATACATCCTCAGGGGTCGGATGCTATTTCCTTTACAGATGCAGTCAGATTTCTTCTTGCCAAAGCCCAGGAAATTACGGAACCGGCACCTGCGGAAGCCATTGGTGGTCCAGGTCAGGAACCCTCATTAAAAATCTGCATGTGTTTCCCCGGCTCCCCCTGGCAGGGCTAACCAGGACACACTGGTTTTCTTCCATGTCTCAAGTTTTCATGGTGTAAAATGGGGGGAATCTCttacccttccttccttcttatgaataggataaataaaagtaataacagGGAACTTAAGGGTACCTGAAAGTACAGCTAGTCTTTGAGCAACATTGAAAACTGCTTGCAAAAATGCCAGAAAGTCCTGGGAAGTCAAGTTTCAAAAATATCCCAGATTGGGATATATTTAAGAACTATCAGAAcatctgtaaatatttaagtCAGCGGAAGCAGTTGGCAAGGCATGTGGGTCCGCCAGAGGCCAGACCTCCCATGAGCTTATATAATGAGTGTTGGGAGGACCTGTACATGCCACATGCAGTCCAAGAGGAAATGTAGGGACTCAGAGGCACACAAGAAGGCAGGCATTGCCATTTTGATGTGAAAAGATAAAGGAAGTGAGCTGGAAGTCTGAAATAACTGTGGCCTTAGAAATTTATGAATGtgtattttttgcattaattcaCAGGTTTCTTTTGTTAAACTCTTAGAAATCTCATTTTCTATTGAGATTAGTTTATTTGGAAATGACATCACATGGAAGGTCTTAGGAAGAAGTGTTCTGAATCTTAGATGTCTTTGTTCGCCCTAACGCAGCTTAGGTCATTTAATGTTGCTGTATCTCATCCTGTGCACAGGACACGGGGACACTCCCTGGCTAGGCACGAGCTTCGTCCAGGCTCACAAGCTATGGCCCGTGGGCCACATCTGGACTgcctgttgtttttatttaaaacagcTTTGTTCacgtataattcacataccatgaagtttacccatttaaagtgtataagtTGGTGggttttaagtatatttacagggttgcacaaccatcaccaccatctaattccagaacattttcatcaccccaaaaagaaatgctGCACCTATGAACTTAGGTTGCCTCTCCTGCCtgtctctggcaaccactaatccactttctgtctctgtggatttgcctattctgggcatttcctataaatgggatcatacaacgTGTGGTCTTTTCCACCTAATATTTCTGTAAAGTTTTACTGGCACACAGACACGGTTATTCATTTCCgtactgtctgtggctgctttcccaCTACAATGGCAAGATCGAGTGTGGCCTTAAAGCCTAAAATACTTCCTTCCTGGACCTTCACAGAAAAGGTCTGCTGAGACCTTTCTTAGCCTTTGGAGCGAAGCTGGCTCAGAACATCTGTAGTTCTTGTGGTGTTGATAGACTGTACCCACTGCTGTCTCCAGCAGCATCTCCTCTCGGGCTCTGCTGGTACTGACACCGTGGTGTGACTCTAAGGGGTCAGGAGACAACTTGGAGAGCCCTGGGTCCTTTACACACTAGCAGAGAACAGAAGCTGTGTGCCAGGAGGCTAAAGTTCCTCATGACACTTGGCTTGACAAAGttttttctgttaatgttttattttgactaCTGACTGTTTTAGTGGCTAATGTAGTTTTTTCTTAGACAGTAGTCGTCATCATTCCACAGGCACCCTGAGCACACTGAGACTTAGTCATCCACATACAGGAGCCTGTGAAGGAGCATCCCGCACCCTTTAGTGCCTCTGTGTTCCCCTGCTTGAGGCAGCCCAGAGTCAGGGGTCTCGTGATGGTCCACTCCAGTGGTTATGAACAGATTTACATAACTAGTTGCATTCCATCCTAATCTAGAAGAGCATTCTGGATTAAAGGTGGATCATCCTGACATTCCTGCAGTTTTCCCTTGGGAACCTGTGACTCCCTGGGTTGGTTTTGGGGAGGACCCAGTGGTCTGGGGCTTGGGGTCCACAGGACATAACTGTGCCAGGCATCTTTGTGTGGCTGACGTTAGAACACTCGGCTTCCTGTCATTGGGGTGTTTCTGGTGGCCCAGTTTCTGGCACTGGAGTCCTCGTTGCTGACGTCTGCCACTTCTCCTCACAGAGAACACTGCTTCCTAGACCGTCTGAGAGCCAGCCCCACAGCGTCTGCTCCTTCTCCGTCCTGTCTAATTCCTCCGTCACAGGTGAGGCCCGGGCTCTCCTCACCTCAGTGTGGCCTCACATGTGGGAATGGCAGGTGTTATTTCCGTGGCTCCGTGAGTGACATCTCAAGCATCTCTTTGCTTGTTCTACCAGCAGGCACCAACTGTGCCCTACCGCTGGGCAcgggctgcagcggctggcgagGCACAGCCCTCTGTGGTAGGGAGTGTGGAGGGAGTGTCCTTGGAATATGTCTCAGGTGGCCAGCGTGGTTCACACACTTTGCTCGGTTCAATTTAGTGGAGCATCTGTTGCCACCTTTGATGTTTAATGTCTTCTCAAGCATTTTACGGGGTAGATGTGTTCTTAGGGCATAGGAATCATGCTTCCGTAACTCTGTAAATTCAGTGGGACCCTGGCTCTTtaaagtaaatctttttttttttttcttttttttcaagtctggccaatacagggattgaacccttgaccttggtgttatcagaaccacgttctaaccaactgagctaactggccagccctgaagtaAATCTTATATAGTGAGAGTCCTTTGGTGAAACATACCCTATGATTTATCTTATCAGTTTGATTTTCATGTGTCACATTTTTTATGGCAAGACCCACTCAGCTGTCCATTGCTTTTTCtcatggctgcttttcttttcttttctttttttttcttttttggtggctggccagtacggggattagaacccttgactttagtgttatgaCACTGTGCTCTAGCTAACTGAGCCAACTGCCAGCCCTCATGCCTACTTCTCAGCTGTAGAAAGCCTGGCAGGGTGAAATCACATTGCAGTGGCAGAGTCCTGGTCAAGATCTGCCACTACAGCTGCCTCAGAGTCGCCTGCAGCTCAGCTCTTCACCCTTAAAGGGCCATTGCCACAGACGACAGTGATGACGTCTCCCTTTCATCAGCTcctggggcagaggagggggcATGGTGGTGTCACCATGGCTAATACCAGACCTCCTCTTCCAGTTGGGAGCCTTTGTGACCTCTGACTCCTCCAGTTAGCAAGTGCTTGCAGCATTCAGTGGTTTCCTGCTTGGCTCAGCTCCTGTGATCCTGACAGTGGTGTAAAAGAACCCCTGCAGCCCCGTCTTGTGGTAAGGGGGCATGGACGGGTAGGGCTGACGTGTCTGCTCTTGTCCCCACCCTCACAGGGAGAGGTTCCTTCCGGCCCATCCAGTCTTCTCTGTCCAAAGCAGCTCTGTCTCGGCCAATTGTGCCCAAGGTCCTTCCACCCCAGACCACGAGTCACCTGGCCAGTAAGTCTGTAACCTGCACAGTAACAGCCACTGTGAAAGGTTTCTGAGCAATGTTATTGTCACAGGATCTTTGGATGTTTTCTTCTTCAAACCACAATGCCTCCTATCCTTTAAAGCCATTGGCTTTTGCATTGAAATGAGGTGTGAGGGAGAAGCTATTCTTCAGCCCTCTTGGAACATATTATGGGGTGTCAGTAGAGCAGAGATTTAAAATGTTGTTTCTGTTGCCAGGTGCTATTGACTTAGCAGCTAAAAGTGCCGGCATCATCCCTGGGAGCCCCCTCCCTGT comes from Cynocephalus volans isolate mCynVol1 chromosome 6, mCynVol1.pri, whole genome shotgun sequence and encodes:
- the CRAMP1 gene encoding protein cramped-like isoform X3 yields the protein MTVKLGDGGGGSEDGLKKLGKRPADDEAPGAGGAGAGEHGGGTKGTGPQSPQRGGPQDQHHFLRSSVRPQSKRPRKDAPGAVGGGAGGPGPRGKGADGSGSSSGSVSGVAPAAPAGGSRSSSRNLGSSGGEKEEGKKVRRQWESWSTEDKNTFFEGLYEHGKDFEAIQNNIALKYRKKGRPASMVKNKEQVRHFYYRTWHKITKYIDFDNVFSRGLKKSSQELYGLICYGELRKKIGGCMDDKNASKLNELIQAGATTVRYKGRNLRIKAPMCRALKKLCDPDGLSDEEDQKPVRLPLKVPIELQPRNNHAWARVQSLAQNPRLRMIVELHRKVSSLIEFLKQKWALHEVRIRKTLEERQLQDSCAAPTQEKVTLHLFPSENCTLTPLPGVARVVHSKAFCTVHWQEGSRCKQSTKDAHALPPAQILGIQSGQGTARGQVKCPRGSAEGKSGGRPPPTADTSQSSGESSPESVPGEGAAPSLSSPDAPDRPPPRHQDPEQHLEKTPTAGRDGPTREPGPLPCACGHLPDLEDELSLLDPFPRYLKSCQDLIVPEQCRCADTQPGSEHPLPAGAPSPDAPAPHSREAADLAPLGLDPQPSPGPGLLPDVCTKDSADAPAEEPQEKGSPSEPPLPQGQPAARPLKEVPASRLAQQLREEGWNLQTSESLTLAEVYLMMGKPSKLQLEYDWLAVLGPEDQGPCPGPPPATLHKQRLLSCLLRLISTEVNPKLAPEANAMSMASVRPAQEEQSTTPPGKMVTISSRSPRCPRNQATLRSKTFSPSSAPCPSGLRNPPRPLLVAGPSSTGSSDSDGGLFAVPTTLPPNSRHGKLFSPSKEAELTFRQHLSSISMQSDFFLPKPRKLRNRHLRKPLVVQRTLLPRPSESQPHSVCSFSVLSNSSVTGRGSFRPIQSSLSKAALSRPIVPKVLPPQTTSHLASAIDLAAKSAGIIPGSPLPVLDSEGLSGVSPLSSDKVTAAVSSQDCTGTHQNGDPIPAVGGTSNPFISVPSRPEQEPVADGFQQGASILSLSELPKAPLQNGLSTPLPSTETSSTRLSPPNVSALLDISLPGPPEDVLSQGEPATHISDSIIEIAISSGQYGEGVPLSPAKLNGSDSSKSLPSPSSSPQPNWITSPTHDPQWYPSDSTDSSLSSLLASFISPEKSRKMLPTPVGTNSGTSLLGPSLLDGNSRDSFVSRSLADVAEVVDSQLVCMMNENSIDYISRFNDLAQELSITEPGRREILFDNSGGGPPTGDLSQ
- the CRAMP1 gene encoding protein cramped-like isoform X2, which produces MSRGPAGMTVKLGDGGGGSEDGLKKLGKRPADDEAPGAGGAGAGEHGGGTKGTGPQSPQRGGPQDQHHFLRSSVRPQSKRPRKDAPGAVGGGAGGPGPRGKGADGSGSSSGSVSGVAPAAPAGGSRSSSRNLGSSGGEKEEGKKVRRQWESWSTEDKNTFFEGLYEHGKDFEAIQNNIALKYRKKGRPASMVKNKEQVRHFYYRTWHKITKYIDFDNVFSRGLKKSSQELYGLICYGELRKKIGGCMDDKNASKLNELIQAGATTVRYKGRNLRIKAPMCRALKKLCDPDGLSDEEDQKPVRLPLKVPIELQPRNNHAWARVQSLAQNPRLRMIVELHRKVSSLIEFLKQKWALHEVRIRKTLEERQLQDSCAAPTQEKVTLHLFPSENCTLTPLPGVARVVHSKAFCTVHWQEGSRCKQSTKDAHALPPAQILGIQSGQGTARGQVKCPRGSAEGKSGGRPPPTADTSQSSGESSPESVPGEGAAPSLSSPDAPDRPPPRHQDPEQHLEKTPTAGRDGPTREPGPLPCACGHLPDLEDELSLLDPFPRYLKSCQDLIVPEQCRCADTQPGSEHPLPAGAPSPDAPAPHSREAADLAPLGLDPQPSPGPGLLPDVCTKDSADAPAEEPQEKGSPSEPPLPQGQPAARPLKEVPASRLAQQLREEGWNLQTSESLTLAEVYLMMGKPSKLQLEYDWLAVLGPEDQGPCPGPPPATLHKQRLLSCLLRLISTEVNPKLAPEANAMSMASVRPAQEEQSTTPPGKMVTISSRSPRCPRNQATLRSKTFSPSSAPCPSGLRNPPRPLLVAGPSSTGSSDSDGGLFAVPTTLPPNSRHGKLFSPSKEAELTFRQHLSSISMQSDFFLPKPRKLRNRHLRKPLVVQRTLLPRPSESQPHSVCSFSVLSNSSVTGRGSFRPIQSSLSKAALSRPIVPKVLPPQTTSHLASAIDLAAKSAGIIPGSPLPVLDSEGLSGVSPLSSDKVTAAVSSQDCTGTHQNGDPIPAVGGTSNPFISVPSRPEQEPVADGFQGASILSLSELPKAPLQNGLSTPLPSTETSSTRLSPPNVSALLDISLPGPPEDVLSQGEPATHISDSIIEIAISSGQYGEGVPLSPAKLNGSDSSKSLPSPSSSPQPNWITSPTHDPQWYPSDSTDSSLSSLLASFISPEKSRKMLPTPVGTNSGTSLLGPSLLDGNSRDSFVSRSLADVAEVVDSQLVCMMNENSIDYISRFNDLAQELSITEPGRREILFDNSGGGPPTGDLSQ
- the CRAMP1 gene encoding protein cramped-like isoform X4; its protein translation is MSRGPAGMTVKLGDGGGGSEDGLKKLGKRPADDEAPGAGGAGAGEHGGGTKGTGPQSPQRGGPQDQHHFLRSSVRPQSKRPRKDAPGAVGGGAGGPGPRGKGADGSGSSSGSVSGVAPAAPAGGSRSSSRNLGSSGGEKEEGKKVRRQWESWSTEDKNTFFEGLYEHGKDFEAIQNNIALKYRKKGRPASMVKNKEQVRHFYYRTWHKITKYIDFDNVFSRGLKKSSQELYGLICYGELRKKIGGCMDDKNASKLNELIQAGATTVRYKGRNLRIKAPMCRALKKLCDPDGLSDEEDQKPVRLPLKVPIELQPRNNHAWARVQSLAQNPRLRMIVELHRKVSSLIEFLKQKWALHEVRIRKTLEERQLQDSCAAPTQEKVTLHLFPSENCTLTPLPGVARVVHSKAFCTVHWQEGSRCKQSTKDAHALPPAQILGIQSGQGTARGQVKCPRGSAEGKSGGRPPPTADTSQSSGESSPESVPGEGAAPSLSSPDAPDRPPPRHQDPEQHLEKTPTAGRDGPTREPGPLPCACGHLPDLEDELSLLDPFPRYLKSCQDLIVPEQCRCADTQPGSEHPLPAGAPSPDAPAPHSREAADLAPLGLDPQPSPGPGLLPDVCTKDSADAPAEEPQEKGSPSEPPLPQGQPAARPLKEVPASRLAQQLREEGWNLQTSESLTLAEVYLMMGKPSKLQLEYDWLAVLGPEDQGPCPGPPPATLHKQRLLSCLLRLISTEVNPKLAPEANAMSMASVRPAQEEQSTTPPGKMVTISSRSPRCPRNQATLRSKTFSPSSAPCPSGLRNPPRPLLVAGPSSTGSSDSDGGLFAVPTTLPPNSRHGKLFSPSKEAELTFRQHLSSISMQSDFFLPKPRKLRNRHLRKPLVVQRTLLPRPSESQPHSVCSFSVLSNSSVTGRGSFRPIQSSLSKAALSRPIVPKVLPPQTTSHLASAIDLAAKSAGIIPGSPLPVLDSEGLSGVSPLSSDKVTAAVSSQDCTGTHQNGDPIPAVGGASILSLSELPKAPLQNGLSTPLPSTETSSTRLSPPNVSALLDISLPGPPEDVLSQGEPATHISDSIIEIAISSGQYGEGVPLSPAKLNGSDSSKSLPSPSSSPQPNWITSPTHDPQWYPSDSTDSSLSSLLASFISPEKSRKMLPTPVGTNSGTSLLGPSLLDGNSRDSFVSRSLADVAEVVDSQLVCMMNENSIDYISRFNDLAQELSITEPGRREILFDNSGGGPPTGDLSQ